Proteins from one Scyliorhinus torazame isolate Kashiwa2021f unplaced genomic scaffold, sScyTor2.1 scaffold_732, whole genome shotgun sequence genomic window:
- the LOC140406632 gene encoding putative nuclease HARBI1, producing MYANQTAMFTAVVGAAALEFAIRQRRVKRPTVATDAAVAAAAEGMAVEWPIVAAQAAGAHDPNVQGDAEGNIDPLTARNAEEVLGEEEEEEEQEDPLMVVPGRHRRPARPRVYRVRMSFEALPDITCRRRLRFSRETVAHICHLLAHLAPLGTGGGHALPVSVKVTVALNFYATGSFQAPSGHLSGISQASVHRCIRAVTDALYSIADKYIKFPEDRAQQEARARGFAKVAGIPMVQGVIDGVHVPMHPPADNREVFMNRKGAYSMNIQVVCDPHMKIMHVCAKYPGSVHDAYILAQSFIPAMFDGCPPRLRGWLLGDKRYPLRSWLMTPIRRPQTNAESLYNEAHAATWGVVERCFGLLKMRFRCLDRFGGALQYRPDRVGRMVVVCCALHNIAMQRGDDLVEESEGGPDGTRGNANEGGGEEEDVEEDDDGAHQDEGRGAGHRHCSRAGYVQEAARQHRRGQRARDVLVATRFTHCGGGIR from the coding sequence atgtatgccaaccagacagcgatgttcactgccgtggttggagccgcagctctggagtttgccatccggcagcgtagagtcaaacggcccacagtggctacagatgcagcggttgctgctgcagcagaggggatggccgtggagtggcccatcgtcgccgcgcaggccgcaggcgctcacgacccgaatgtacagggggatgccgaggggaacattgaccccctgacggcgaggaatgcagaggaagtgcttggggaggaggaggaggaggaggaacaggaggatccactgatggtggtgccagggcgccacaggcgtccagcaaggccgagggtgtaccgtgtcagaatgtcgttcgaggccctaccggacatcacatgcaggaggagactaaggttcagcagggagacggtcgcacatatatgccacctcttggcgcacctcgcaccacttggaactggtggaggacatgCGTTAcccgtctccgtcaaggtgacggtggccctaaacttttatgcgaccggttccttccaggcgccgagcgggcacCTCTCCggaatatcacaggcatcggtccacaggtgcatcagggccgtcaccgacgctttGTACTCCATCGCGGACaagtacataaaattccccgaggaccgagcacagcaggaagcacgggcacgtggattcgccaaggtggccgggataccgatggtccagggtgtcatcgatggtgtgcacgtccccatgcacccacctgcagacaacagggaagtgttcatgaacagaaagggcgcgtactccatgaacattcaggtggtgtgcgacccccacatgaagatcatgcacgtgtgtgcaaagtaccccgggagtgtgcatgacgcctacattctggcacagtcattcatccccgcaatgttcgatggatgtcccccccggctgaggggctggttgctcggCGACAagcgctatccgttgaggtcatggctgatgacgccaatacggaggcctcagaccaacgcggagagcctatacaatgaggcacatgcagcaacctggggtgtggtggagcggtgcttcggcctgctgaagatgcgattcagatgcctggaccgcttcggaggggccctgcagtaccggcccgacagggtcggtcgcatggttgtggtctgctgtgcgctgcacaacattgccatgcagaggggagatgacctggtggaggagtcggagggaggacccgacggcaccagaggtaacgcaaacgaggggggtggggaagaggaggatgtggaggaggatgatgatggcgcgcatcaggatgaggggaggggcgcaggacacagacactgttcgcgtgctggttacgtccaggaggctgcacgacagcaccgccgcggacagcgggcacgcgacgtgttggtggccacacggttcacgcactgtgggggtgggattcgctga
- the LOC140406636 gene encoding josephin-2-like codes for MSEPPPPLYHERQRLELCALHALNNLLQQPLFTQQQLDGLSGQLAPDSLVNPHRSLLGTGNYDVNVLMAALLTQGLAAIWWDKRKSLSSLVLSRVHGFILNIPSNMTLGFVSLPIQRKHWVAVRQINGAYYNLDSKLKAPVPIGNEEELRKFLQDQIAQDPCELLLVVPREVEEDGSWLLAP; via the coding sequence atgtcggagcccccccctccGCTGTACCACGAGCGGCAGCGCCTGGAGCTCTGCGCCCTCCATGCCCTCAACAACCTCCTGCAGCAGCCGCTCTTCACCCAGCAGCAGCTGGACGGGCTGAGCGGCCAGCTGGCTCCCGACTCACTGGTGAATCCACATCGCAGTTTGTTAGGAACTGGGAACTATGATGTCAACGTCCTCATGGCCGCCTTGCTAACTCAAGGTCTCGCTGCGATTTGGTGGGATAAACGCAAGTCGCTCAGCAGCTTGGTGCTGAGCCGGGTCCATGGCTTCATCCTCAACATTCCCTCCAACATGACGCTGGGCTTTGTCTCGCTCCCCATCCAGCGCAAGCACTGGGTGGCAGTCAGGCAAATCAACGGGGCCTACTACAACCTGGACTCCAAACTAAAGGCCCCAGTTCCAATCGGGAATGAGGAGGAACTGAGGAAGTTCCTGCAGGACCAGATCGCCCAGGATCCCTGTGAGCTGCTGCTGGTGGtgccgagggaggtggaggaggacggaAGCTGGCTGCTCGCTCCCTGA